A window of Canis lupus familiaris isolate Mischka breed German Shepherd chromosome 12, alternate assembly UU_Cfam_GSD_1.0, whole genome shotgun sequence genomic DNA:
TCCCTCCCCTAGCCACACCTCCGCCAGGTTCTTTCAGGCTTTACTGATTAATTTggaagcatttattgaatgcctgctttgtgccaggctctgttgtAGGCACTAGGGATATGAAGAAATTTAGAACTCCTCCCTGCTCTCAATCAGCCAGAGGCAAGAGACCACTAGCATGTATTATATGATTCTCATACACAACCTCATGAAACTCTCCCCCAAACCCTGCATGTGtcttatctcatttgattctcactttacagaaaagttgacTGATTCCTGGAAAGACTGAGTGACTTGCACAAGTCTGGtcggtggcagagctgggatgcaGCACAAGTCTGTGACTTCCTAACCAGTACCCTGAAGCCTTCTGGGTTTGTTTTATACCACTCTGCCAGGGGGGAGGGTCATTGATGAGGTCTGTACCATGTGCTGAGTTCTTGCAAGAGCAAAGAGAGTGTGTGAGACACACTACCAGGAAAGCTtcagaaaagtgaagaaaacGGGAATTATGGAGAATCCAAGGAGTGGCCAAAGGGTTGGGAGAAGCAGGCGAGCGGGGTGTTTTGGGGATGTCTGAGGGAAGGAGTCTCAGGAAAGGGGAGATAAAGCTGAGTATTGGGCACAGGGGTGTTTACTACTAATTAGTACCcttcttttgtatatgtttgaaaatgctcatgataaaaagttaaaaaataaaattgaaaagttaaAGAGAATGCTTAGGGGATCTGCATCAGGCTTTTTTATCCAgagtcagggttttttttctttctttcttttttttttttttttttttttttttgagatagaggTTATGGGGGAGacacagtgggagagggagagagaggatcccaagcaggcttcaagcccagccaggagcctggctcagggctccatctcatgaccctgggatcatgactggagctgaaatcaagagtcagatgcttaatcccAAAGTTGGGGTCCTGAGTATAGGTATCAGGCTACTCAGACTTGAATCCTAGCTTTGCCTCTGTTGCTCAGTGACCAGAACCACCAAAGAGAAGCCCAAACCCAGTCTGGAGAGAAGCTAGGGACATTCTCCTGAGGAAGGCACCTCTTGGGCACCATCCAATGGAAGAGGTATGGGGAAGGGCTGGAAGAGCCAGTAGATGGGGTGTGTAGGGAAGCCAGTAGCAgctggagcagagagaaggagggtgggggtggggcgagATGAGACCTGAGAGGTGGGCAAGGCTGGGTCACGTGGGTTTTGAACTTCAGGGTTAGAGAGGTGGGCAGCCACTGAAGGGAGTGACAGGtcaacttaaaattttcaacAGAGCACCCTGGTAACAGAGTAAAGGCTGAGCCTACAGGCCGACAAATATGGAGCTGGGGACAGTAATCCTCAGGGTGAAGGATTACTGAGGTAATCCTCAGGGTGCCCAGGTGGTATGAAACAAAGCCGGATGGAGCAGTGGGACAAAGGGTGAAGGAGGAAAGACAGAGTGGTGAAAGATTTAGGAGGCAAAGGGCATGGGCTGGTGGTAGGTTGGATGTGTGgggtaaagaaaggaaaggagatgaCTATATCACTGCCCGGCCCAGGTACTTTTCCCACAGCTGGTCCCCCCGGTCACCCCTCCCCGTTGTTCTTCTCAAGACCTGCTTACCTGGCAGAGATACCCATTGGGCTGGGCTATGCAGGTGGCCCCATGTTGGCAGGGTCTGGACTCACATGGGTTTACCCTGTCCTGGCAGGTACTGCCTTGGAATCCAGGAGGGCAGTGGCAGAAATAGGAGGAGCCACTGTCAATGCAGAGGCCTCCGTTCTGGCATAGGGAAGAAGCTGCTGTGCCTGAGGAGAAAGGCAAAGAGGGATGGAAAAGGCTCAGTTGAGTGGAAAGGTTCTCAGGGGCCACAGACCCTGAGCTGAGAGGCTCTTGGAGATCGCGAACATTCTTGGGGTGGGTGGAGGCTACTTGAAGCCTGAGCCCTCAGTAACTCCTGGTGCTAAGAAGTTATAATATCAAGATCCCCCTCCTGCTTGTTCTGCCAGAATGGAGAGAGAGGATCTCTTGTTAAGCTTATTAGATCATCATAAGCACCCATATCCTTGGTTTAAAACAAGTCTCAAGCAAGAAGGAACTCAAAGGAAACTTCAGGTGGGGGTTTAACTAATGACTTGGGTCTGTCCCCTGAATTTGCATCCTCTGATGTTCTCTTGCTATGattcccatcccctcaccccacaGGAGGCTCCTTCCTGAGTTCTGCTCATGGTCAGCCTCATTTGGTTGAGGGAGGTATTCTTTCACAAGGGGAGTTGACATAACATCAGAGTGAGTGGGGAGCAGCTGTTGAGTTGAGGGCCATTGGGTTATTAAGTATGATCCACTCTGGTTGAGTTATGATGATAGTGACAGAGTTCAGTTGCTTCTCATTGAGTTGTGTCCCtgtggttgtttcttttttttttttttttaatttatttatgatagtcacagagagacagacagagagagagagagagagagaggcagaggcacaggcagagggagaagcaggctccatgcaccgggagcccgacgtgggactcgatcccgggtctccaggatcgcgccctgggccaaaggcaggcgccaaaccgctgcgccacccagggatccccctgtggtTGTTTCAACTGGAGTCTTATTGGCTAAACTGGTTGGTGTTGCTAGAGTTGTGTTGAGTTGTGTTAGGCTGCCCTGAGGGTTGAGCTGTAGAATCACTAATAGTGTTTGTTCTGTGTTACTTTGAGTCTTAGTTGGTTGTTTTGGCCAAGTGTTGTGTGTGGATGCCTTTAGGGCTCAGGTAGAGGGGGACACCCTTCTCTCTTTGTTTGCTCCCCACTTGGTCCTTGGGTTAGTACCTTGGCTCAGAGCAGCCTTCTGACAGAAGGACAGTGGAAGGTTGCAGAGAGGCCCGGTCCATCCTTGGAGGCACAGGCACTGGAAGGAGGGCCCAGTCTGGAGGCAGTAGGAATTGTGTGGACAGGGCTTCTGGGCACATAAATCCATCAGAGTCTGAGGTTTGGGAAGGAGCATGAGACAGAGCTGAATATTATGTTTTGAGGCCCAGGGATGGTCTTCTACCAGCTTCTCAAAATCCTAAGCTCTCAGACTCTCTCCTGAATGGTCTGGGGCCAGGTGATAgcccccctaccccaccctggTTTTCTTTGATGCCCACATCCCAGAACAGTCTCTGGGATCAGAGATTCTTTTGTTCCTCCTATTCCTTGCAAACCTCAAGCTGGACCTCCACTCCCACATCCTAAACCCCCTTTCACGTGGGTACCTCTTCCAAGCTCCCAGTTCTGTCTTCTAGTCCTGGAGACCCTCCACTAGAGCCCTCCAGCCACCACCCTCCTCAGCACACTTGGCTTAGTGCCCCTCCTCACCTGGCAGGTGCCTCCCGTGTAGCCAGGGGAGCAGAGACAGTGGGGACCCTGAGGGCCATCTTGGCAGGTTGCCCTGTTCCTACAGGGGCTGgaacaagacagacacagagcACAGTGGGAGGAAGTCCAGGCCATCAAAGGGGAGGGAATGTGACGTGATGGTGAGATGGGGAGCCAGGAAGGGAGGCAGTGTGAAAGGATGTGGGGTATGGAATGTGAGGCAGCCTCTCCAGAGGAGATGGAGAGGCATGGAGGCCAAGGGGCCAAGGGGCCAAGGCCAATCTTCCTCTAGGGGTCTTTGCTCACTTGTCTGCGCAGCTGGGACGGGTCCTTTCCTCACAGTGGGGGCCCTGGAAGCCCGCagcacagaggcaggaggaggtgccAGGCCTGTTCACACAGGCACCCCCATTGAGGCAcggggctggagagaggaggcTGTGAGGGGTTGGGTTCCTTGCCCGTAACCTGGCCTGTGACCTCAGTCACACCACACACAGGACGTACATGCCCTCCCTGCTGGCCCCATCAAAAGAGCATCCCATAATGGTGCTCAATTAAGTGTTTTTCTTATAGCATAGACACACCCTGACCaattcctctctcctctgtggcCCAGCTGAAGGACACAGCAGGCACTCACCAGAGGCACAGTGGTCAGTGCTGGTCTGACAGCGGGGCCCAGTGTGGCTTGGAGGGCAGGTGCAGGAATAGCCCCTAGGGCTGGGGCTACAGGAGCCACCGTTGAGACAGGGCCCTGAGTGACAAGCTGTCACCTCCTCGCTGCAGGTAGGGCCTGTAGGAAATGAGGAGGTTctgagaaagggaaccctcttctctcttgtcttcttctacctccctctccttccttttcctcatccCCATCCCTGTTCTCCCCCATCCAACCTCTTTTCTCACCACCTTCTGCACATCACCTGCATTCCCTGCAGTCTCTGTTCCATTCTCCTTGGTGGTGACCAAGACCCAGAGTCCTTGGACACATGTCTTTACTGCTCTTGGTTAGAGAGTAGCCAGCCCAGAATGCCTGTGGTTTAGGGAGGGCCTCACCTGTGTGGCCTGGGGGGCAGGTGCAGTTGTAGCCAGAGGGCTGGGGATGGCAGGTCCCCCCATGGGCACAGGGCACGGAGATGCAGCCTCCCAGCTCTGCTTCACATGCTGGTCCTGTCCAGCCCACATCACACACACATGAGGATCTGGTCataaagagaaaggggagagtTTTTTCTTCTAGTGTTTTTCTCTATCCCCTCCCCATTGGTCAGCCCCCTAAGACCTCTTGTTTTTTAGCCCTGACACTCTGGCTCCTTTCTTcattggctctgcactcagcattgTCCCCCTTCCATAATATACATGTGAACATGTACATATGTCTCTCAtaacttgtttattgtctgtctttcctCATTAGAATGaaagctccatgagaacagacATGTTGTCTCTTTTGTTATGTGTGGTTCCCCCAGTGCCTTGAAAAGTATCCACACATAGCAGGTGCCCAGTGTTTGTCTAATGGATGTTGAGTTGGCCCTGGGATTTGgtgcttttctttctgctctcaCCGCCTACCCCTCTGTTTCTCCCGTGATTTATGAACTCCCTCCTCCATGGGATAGCACTCACTAGTTGCGCCTTCATGTTGGCTGTGACCTCAGCACTTTGccatctccttcctcttccctcttggtCATTTCCCACCAGCTTGCCCCTCACTGTCTGTCTTCTCCTGCCCTAACTGAGGAGGACCCAGAGGACAGTAAAAATGAGGAGGGGCTGGAAGGTTACCTCTGGCAATGTCCATGGTGGCAGGTGCAGTTGTCCTCAATGGGGGCACACCCAGGGCTTCCATCAGGGCAGAGGCAGTGGGCCTTGTCCTGGCATTTTTGCTTGGGTTGGCACAGGCTGGGAGCACACAGGGGAACCTCACAGAGATGACCTGGGGTGGAGATGggtcaaagagaaaacagagtccCTCCATATCCTCAATGGGACCAAAGCCACTTCTTACATATGACTTGCTTACTCCCCATGAACCTGTGCTTCAGTGGTTCCCTGCTACCTCAGGCTAACTTCCTCAGAATGACACACAGGGCCCTGCATGACACGATTTTCCTACAACTGCCGTGCTCCTCAGTTTCACTCTGTTGCACCCTAAACTCAGGACGTTCTGTGGTTCCTTAAGTGGGGATGTGCTTTTCTTCCGTCCACACCTTTGTGCATCAGTTACCTGCAGCTAAAACATGCAGTCATTCTATTTTGACAAACTCCTACCCATTCTTGAAGACTCAGCTTAGCcatcacctcctccatgaagctttCTCATCTCTAGTCTGGTTGGCTGGTCCTTTGTGCTCCTATTGAATCCTATGCAGTCCTCTCTCAGAGCACCTCTGGGCCATTGCCCAGAAGAGACTTCTTGGTCTCTCTGCACTATATTTAAAGCCAGTTGAGAGCAGCTTTCTTACTCTGCTTATATCTGTGTGGGGCATAGGATATTAATACGTTCTTGCTAAGTAAGTGCACAGATGGCTTCCAGTTTCTGAACCCTGGATCACACCATTCCTGTTTGGCCCAGTTTGGGTTCTACCAATGACACCTGCTGTCAGCACTCAGGTTGCATAACTTGGAGGAGTTCCagtctcattttcttctcacaTCCCAACCCTCAAATGCCCAGCAATAGCCTCTGCTCCACCCCAAATGGGCTCAactatcctgccagtcctttctaaCGCCTCCCCTGCTGACCTGTGaagccagaggggcagaggcaagagAAGGCTCCGGGGAGATCCAGGCAGCTGGCTCCAGTGGGGCAGGGGCCACTCAGGCACTCGTCCACCTCTGCCTGACAGTGTGGGCCTTCAAAGCCTATGGCGCAGCAGGATAGTCAGAGGGCTGCATGCAGGTCTGCCCTTTGCCCCCACTCTCCCCTCCAGTGTGTGAGCTCTGGTTTACCTGGGAGACACTCGCAATGGAAAGATCCAGGCTGGTCCTGGCACTGACCCCCATTGGCACAGGGAGAGCTTGCACACTCATTGATGTCTTCCTCACACTGGGAGCCTGTGAATCCTGGTGGGGCAGGAAGCAAGTGGGGAGAGATTGCAAagttgtctccctccctccctcccttccttcctccctcccttccgaCTTTCTCTAGAGTTATTAGGGAGTTTGTTACAAATAGTTGTGACTGAGCTATATAGGTATGATTTCATGGATTCAAACAAGAAATTTAGAGTCAATACTGATCTTTAGCCTTCCATTTACATATATGGAAATAACATTGCTACAAATTGCAATGGAGAGAATCTTGTTTCCAATGGCTTGGTTTGGGGGTTCGTCTACATGTTTCATTATATAGTGAAGGCACCAATTGGGGGCTTCTCAAGTAGTGATTTGGGTTTCAGAACATTAACAGAGCATAACTTGGTGGCTTTGTTCTTCACATAAATAAAGCATAACTGGATATTTGTGTCAATGCTGAAAATACATTGTATCAAAAGCATAAATGCAAGTCCTGGCCCTTCCCCTCAACAGAGTGAACCTggaaggcttcccagagcagACACCTGGAGATGCCAGCAGGATGATGCTCAGCCacctgccagctgtgtgactttgagcaagctACTCAAGCTCTCTAGGCTCCAGTTCCCTCTGTAAAAGGGGAATAATGCAACCTATCTTATGGTGTCATTGAAAGGTTTAAACGAGGGAATGCCTGAAAAGTACACAACCAAGTGTAAATAGTAATGGAGTAAATAATCAAGGAACATCCATTATCATCATAGCAGGGAACAGAGGGATCTGATGAAGCTGAGAAGGAAGGCCTGGGGCAGTGTTCGCTGTATCCAGGGTGACCAGTGCCAAGACCAGCCCAGGATCCCTAGGAACAGGGAGAGCCTACTGAGGACTCTGGAGGAGGGCCAGAAAGGGTGGTTTAGGTAAATATGCACTCACCGGGCAGGCAGACACAGAGGAAGCTGTTGAGCCCGTCGTGGCAGTCAGCCTGGTTCAGGCACGGAGCAGAGGCACACTCGTCAGTCTCCACCTCACAGAACTGCCCTTCTAGGCCTGAGGACATGGAGGTGTGGTGTGGGCTGAGGCTCAGCTGGGTTGGCCTGACTGGGCCCCTCACCCCTTCTGCCAAGGAGGCCTGGGTTCTAGAACCAGCATGTGCCCTGTCAGGCAGCCCCTCCCAGGGTGCTCTCTGACTGCGGGCTGGGGAGATGAGCCCGCAGTCCTGCTACCCTGCTGTGTGAGGCTCTGCCTTCTTCAGATATAAAGGCTCAGGGAGCACAGCACCTGCTGGGGCCTGTGGGAGCCGCAAGGAGGTACCTTTTGGGGCCGTTTGCTGCACAGAAGGTGGGCTCATCCGGTGGGGCTAATGAGCCTGGAGGTCCTCATGGCACAAATGAGACAAATGGGTATCTGCTCGAAGGGGAGCCAAGCCCCTTGTTCTTCCTGAGCAGGCATTTGGGAAGCTGGTTGGTCCCAGATCTGTCCTGCATCTTTGGGCTTGTCCTGGTATCATTCTCACCCTGACCTGAAACTGGCTCGGCCTCTAGACCTCAGCTGCCTCCCACTTCTTGCCTGGGGCATCTTGGTAACTATCCCTGGCCCTTGGATTGCTGGGCAGTTTTCTCCACTTTTTACTCTGGATGCTGCTCAATTGAGGAAGGCTGTTTTGTGTAGTGGCTAAATCTATGGAAGCCCTGGGCTTGAATCCTTGCCCCGTTGCTTACTAGCTGGACAGCTCACTtaatctccctgtgcctcagttccttcatttgtaaaatgggcacagctacaatgctgacctcataggattgttgcaGAGATGACAAAATGCATGGAAGATGCTTAGGTGGTACCTGGCACTAAGTAAGCTAgtatttttctggtttcattcAGCTTCCTGATATtggctctgtctctgtgtccctgggGAGAActttttccctcttagaaccagcttggagggacacctgagaggctcagcagttgagcgtctacctttgacccagggtgtgatcctggagccccgagattgagtccccacattgggctccctgcatggagcctgcttctgcctctgcctatgtctctgcttctctctctgtgtgtctctcatgaatgaataaaattaaaaaggataaattgTATATAGTTCCTACTTCCAGGATTCTAtaatgctctgggctgaaggcggtgctaaactgcttagccacccaggctcatttatttattcttgagagacacacagagagcgaggcagagacacaggcagaggaagaagcaggctccatgcagggaacccaatgcgggacttgatcctgggtctccaggatcatgttctgggctgaaggcggcgctaaactgctgagccacccaggctgcccataaataaaatcttaaaaaaaaaaaaaaaaaaagaactagcttGGAGGTAGGTGCAGCCTTGtggcatttatttttcctcttgcaCCAAATTGAAGCATATAGGCTTTGGGATTTTAAGGGTCTACTCAATTACTACAGGGGAGAGTTCCTCTGATTAGGAGGGACATTCTGAGTTGGCATGAGCAGAGGCTGCTGCCGTGCTGCCCTTTCTCGACCACCTTCTGTCTACAGCGGACCAGGCTGTGCACTTTACGTGACCATGAAATGAAtgcttccccctcacccccagactTGAGCAGTGCACAAGCTCATTATCATCTGTGGCAGCCCTTCTCCTAGGAACCATAGGTTTCCCGGAGATTTTATCTGGGGCAGGGAGATGAGAAGCATTCTTTGGTAACTGACCCCAACTGGTCTGGGGCCGTTTGTGTTCTGCAGGGGTCATGTCTCGTGGGTTCAGGATGAGTCCCCTGTGTCCTCTACCCAAGGCCCCCTGCATCTAGTACCTGGTGGGCAGAGACAGTGGAAGGTGGCGAGTAGGTCCAGGCAGGTGCTGCcggggtggcagggctgggacaggCACTCATTGTGATCAGCCTCACAGCGGGAGCCCGTGTAGCCAGGGGGACAGAGGCAGTTGAAGGAGCCGGGGGTGTTGAGGCAAGAGCCGCCGTGTTCACAGGGACTGGGGCCTtgctgggctgggaggagagaagagtcAGGAATCCACAGGAGCCCCCAGTGGAAGGGCAAAGAGGTCAGACTGCCAGGGAAGGCATGAGGGCCAGAGTGTGGCAGGGGAGAGCAAATCAGAGAAAGAGCCAGTGTCTTTAAGACAGAGATGAACTAACTGGGACCTGGAGGGCTGAGCACTGCTGTGAAGACCGTGCAGGGAAGAGATGCCAGATCCGGACAAAATCAGAAGAGAGAtggttatattttttgtttgaaagaCAATTTGTAGAGGCTGCTTGGGGGGCTCAGAGAGGATCTGATGCGGGGATGCCTCACCCATCTGACACTCATCCAGGTCCTGGTGGCAGGTGGGCCCTGAGTAGCCAGGTTGACAAAGgcagagtgtggagcctgtcAGGGGGTTGGTGCTGCACTGGGCTTCCCCGTGGCACGGCTGGCTCAGGCACATGTCCTCCATGTGGCACAGGAgtcctggagggcagggtgggCGTGAGGCTCTCGGGGCCGCAGCTGCCCCAGCTGCCCTGCTGGTGCCTCTCGCGCTCGTCATCTCTACCGCCAACTCCCACGCCCTCTGGCACACCTGTGCGGccaggtgggcagaggcaggagaaggagcCCACGCGGTCAATGCAGGTGGATCCTGGGGCACAGGTGGCAGCAGCACAGTCATCCAGGTTCTCTTCACAGCCTGTGCCTCCCCAGCCACTCACACACACGCAATGGAAGCTGCCAGCCGAGTTCTGGCAGGTACCCCCGTTTCTGCAGTGAAGGGGACCCTGGGTCTCACATTCGTCCACATCTTCAGAGCAGTCCCAACCTGCGGGGGGCAGGGTAGGAAGGGGACAAAGGCTGGAGCTGGGAGTCCTGTGAGGAGGGGAGGCCGGGGCTGACCATCTGGGCCGCAGGTGCCATGGGCCTGGCTTGCACGACTCACCTGTCCAGGCCTCTGGGCAGCGGCAGGTGTAGGTGCTCAGCCCATCCTGGCAAGTGCCCCCATTCTGACACTCGTGCCCAGCACAGTCATCTGGGTTCACCTCACAGCCTAGGCCTGTGAGACCTGATGGGGTCATGAGATTAGCTGAGGGAAGGGAACCTCCCtacccagagagagaggctgcaGGTGAGGACACACcttgggggcagaggcagagatggaaagTGGAATCTCTCCCTGGAACCAGCTGACAGGTGCCCCCATTGGGACAGCCACTAGGGGGGCAGGGTCCTGGCTGAAGCTCACAGTGCGGACCCTCCCGCCCAGTAGGGCAGTGACACCAGAAAGATCCCAGGGTGTTATGGCAGGAAGTGCCCTTGGGGCAGGGTCCCGGGTCCAGGAAACACTCGTTGATATCGTGTTCGCAGGCATGGCCCTCGAAGCCAGGTGGGCAGAGGCACTGGATCTGGGGGTGTGTGGCCAGACACACTCCTCCATTGATGCAGGGGTTGGCTGAGCAGAAGTCCTGAAGCTGGCACTGCTCACctgaggcagagggcagagggggctgcctGTAGTTCTGCACAAAACCCAGCTCATCTGAGATAACTCAGCTCTCACTCTGGATTATCTCTGTGTCTGATTTTCatgtttccttccatttcctcccaTACCTGCCTTGCCCTGCTTCACCACCCCTCGCCTCGGATttgccattctggaaaatagaaCGTGTCGTTGATGGTGGGGATATGGCAGATTGGCCCTACCTGAGCAAATCTGGGTCCTTCTAGTGGGGACCTTTCCTTGGTGGGGAGGTGAAAAGCACCCGGCCACTGCAGGCAGGAGACTTAGCACTGCTGTGCCACAAGGCTCTGCACCCTCAGACGGTTGTCTGGCCTCTCTTGTCTGGGTTCCCTAATCTTTAGGTGGCTACAGGGTTCCAGATAGTGATAAGGAGCCGCACCTCTCAGCCGTTTGCACCAGTGGCAATGGCGGTGGTGGCCCCTGGCACTGAGCTATGTCAGTGCCTCCTGAGCATcgctccctttcctcctctcaaTGACCTTATGAAGTGTGGACATCAGCTGACAACCAAGGACGTAGAGAGTTAGTGCAAGGGCACAGGTCTCATCCATGGTGAGCTGGCACCCAGACCTGGGGAAGGGCTCCCAGAACCCCTGCTCCAAGCACAGGGCTGGGCAAGTTGCCACTGTGATCCTTCTTGTCACACAGCCTGGTCTCTCACCCCCAAGTCCTCAGAATTACCTGGACAGTTAAAAAGTCTCCATGCCTGGGCACAGCCCAGACCCACTAAATCAGCCTCTCTGGGATGTGGACATCAGTATGTTTAGGGCTTTCCAGGTAATTGCTGTGCCTCAGCAAGTTTGAGGAGCTCCCTTCTAGTCCACTGCTCACAGAGCACTTCCCTACCCATGTGGCCTTCACTGCCCTGTCCAGTCCCCTCCGTCCTGGTAGGTCAGAGGAGCCTTCCTCTCCTGAGGCCCTTGGCTGTTCTGCACCCCTGCCTACTTCCTCAGGCTAGCATACCCTGCTCCTGCCACCCCCCCCACTCTCCCCACATCCTTGCCCCAGGGCTGCACCCTTCTTCCCAGGATTGACACCCATTCCTCTCTCTGGGTCAGAGCCCTTCCACCCTCATTACACTTCCCACCAGCACATCTATCCAGGTGCTGCTCTGGGCTCCCACTCCTCAGAATAGAGACCATCCAGATGACCATAATGCAGAATCCTGgaggttcccctcccccaccttgtgCTGGGTATGTTAACACCCTCTGGCTGCTGGACGGAGGGGCCAGGGAAACAGGCCAGGGTGGTGCACCAAAAGGGGCTATGGCAGGAGACATTTACGGACAAGTTTGGAAAGACTTCAACATTTAACCATCGGTGCAGCCATGCTGGTGAATGTCAGTCTCAGGTAAATCGTCAGCAAGAGTCAGCTTCTTGATTCGCACAGCCTCTGTCCTCAGAAGGGCTCCCTGTATCTCAGACTCCAGCTCTATCTTTCCCAGCCAGCTGCtcctgtcccccccccaccccgcttccCCCTCAGTGCTCACCTGTCCATCCAGGCAGGCAGGAGCACTGTGGGCGGCCTGAGGCCTGGATGTGGCAGCGGCCCATTTTGGAACAGAAGGAAGAACAGGGGTCCTTGAGCAGGGTCTGGCACCTCTGGCCGGTGAAGCCAGAGGGGCAGGTGCAGGAGAAGCtgggggccaagggagagggaaggccaggggagcctgggagggCAGGAAGCAGGGCTTGGCAGCTGCCCCCATTCTGGCAGAGCTGGGCATCCTGGCAGGGGTCGGGAAACTGGCAAGTC
This region includes:
- the NOTCH4 gene encoding neurogenic locus notch homolog protein 4 isoform X5 — encoded protein: MQPPSLLLLLLCHSVVKTRVLPCGDSPEPCANGGTCLSLSQGQGTCQCAPGFLGETCQFPDPCQDAQLCQNGGSCQALLPALPGSPGLPSPLAPSFSCTCPSGFTGQRCQTLLKDPCSSFCSKMGRCHIQASGRPQCSCLPGWTGEQCQLQDFCSANPCINGGVCLATHPQIQCLCPPGFEGHACEHDINECFLDPGPCPKGTSCHNTLGSFWCHCPTGREGPHCELQPGPCPPSGCPNGGTCQLVPGRDSTFHLCLCPQGLTGLGCEVNPDDCAGHECQNGGTCQDGLSTYTCRCPEAWTGWDCSEDVDECETQGPLHCRNGGTCQNSAGSFHCVCVSGWGGTGCEENLDDCAAATCAPGSTCIDRVGSFSCLCPPGRTGLLCHMEDMCLSQPCHGEAQCSTNPLTGSTLCLCQPGYSGPTCHQDLDECQMAQQGPSPCEHGGSCLNTPGSFNCLCPPGYTGSRCEADHNECLSQPCHPGSTCLDLLATFHCLCPPGLEGQFCEVETDECASAPCLNQADCHDGLNSFLCVCLPGFTGSQCEEDINECASSPCANGGQCQDQPGSFHCECLPGFEGPHCQAEVDECLSGPCPTGASCLDLPGAFSCLCPSGFTGHLCEVPLCAPSLCQPKQKCQDKAHCLCPDGSPGCAPIEDNCTCHHGHCQRSSCVCDVGWTGPACEAELGGCISVPCAHGGTCHPQPSGYNCTCPPGHTGPTCSEEVTACHSGPCLNGGSCSPSPRGYSCTCPPSHTGPRCQTSTDHCASAPCLNGGACVNRPGTSSCLCAAGFQGPHCEERTRPSCADNPCRNRATCQDGPQGPHCLCSPGYTGGTCQTLMDLCAQKPCPHNSYCLQTGPSFQCLCLQGWTGPLCNLPLSFCQKAALSQGTAASSLCQNGGLCIDSGSSYFCHCPPGFQGSTCQDRVNPCESRPCQHGATCIAQPNGYLCQCAPGYNGQNCSKESNACQSQPCHNHGTCTPKPGGYYCTCPPGFVGLRCEGDVDECLDRPCHPTGTAACHSLANAFYCQCLPGYTGQWCEVETDPCQSQPCSHGGSCETTAGPPLGFTCHCPQGFEGPTCSHRAPSCGFHHCHHGGLCLPSPKPGFPPRCACLDGYGGPDCLNPPAPHGCGPPSPCLHNGSCSEIPGLGPPGFRCSCPPSSPGPQCQRPGARGCEGRGGDGACDAGCSGPGGNWDGGDCSLGVPDPWKGCPSHSRCWLLFRDGQCHPQCDSAECLFDGYDCETPPACTPAYDQYCHDHFHNGHCEKGCNTAECGWDGGDCRPKDGGSEWGPSLALLVVLSPPALDQQLLALARVLSLTLRVGLWVRKDSDGKDMVYPYPGAQAEEELGGTPDPSHQERVTPQTQPVGKETDSLSTGFVVVMGVDLSRCGPDHPASRCPWDPGLLLRFLAAMAAVGTLEHLLPGPLLAAHPRAGTVPPTNQLPWPLLCSPVAGVILLALGALLVLQLIRRRRREHGALWLPPGFIRRPRTQPGPRRRRPPLGEDSIRLKALKPEAEVDEDGVVMCSGPEEGEEAEEMASPSKCQLWPLSSDCQELPQAAMLTPPQESEMDVPDVDTRGPDGVTPLMSAVCCGGVESRTFQGAWLGSPEPWEPLLGGGACPQAHTVGTGETPLHLAARFSRPTAARRLLEAGANPNQPDRAGRTPLHTAVAADAQEVCQVSAPWGRYRETAPTPQQTDCGGCTDRGRDHSPDAGRQAGGGGPG